From a region of the Malania oleifera isolate guangnan ecotype guangnan chromosome 12, ASM2987363v1, whole genome shotgun sequence genome:
- the LOC131143967 gene encoding LOW QUALITY PROTEIN: uncharacterized protein LOC131143967 (The sequence of the model RefSeq protein was modified relative to this genomic sequence to represent the inferred CDS: inserted 1 base in 1 codon): MDMEIDLPKPETGENQIKDHDXFRAASSGDALTFRPLSQAQLTKAFSLRNEDGRSLLHVACFSARSEVYLSLLESTEIVETLLSRGAEVNLKNNGGRTALHYAASKGRFKTAESLISHGVKINSKDKVGCTPLHRAASTGNAKLCELLIEEGAEVDAVDKACQTPLMNAVICLNEEINHFIGFLKR; this comes from the exons ATGGACATGGAGATCGATCTTCCGAAACCCGAAACTGGTGAAAACCAAATCAAGGACCATG TCTTCAGAGCGGCTAGCTCTGGCGATGCGTTGACATTCAGACCTCTCTCCCAGGCGCAGCTCACGAAAGCTTTCTCATTGAGGAATGAAGACGGTCGGTCCCTTCTTCACGTCGCCTGCTTTTCCGCTCGCTCGGAGGTTtatctttctctct TGGAGTCAACAGAAATTGTGGAGACTTTGCTAAGTAGAG GAGCGGAagttaatttgaaaaataatggtGGTCGCACTGCTCTTCACTATGCTGCCAGCAAGGGGCGGTTTAAAACTGCTGAAAGTTTGATTTCACATGGTGTAAAGATTAATTCGAAGGACAAG GTTGGGTGCACCCCATTGCATCGGGCAGCAAGCACAGGGAATGCAAAATTGTGTGAACTTCTAATTGAGGAGGGAGCAGAGGTTGATGCTGTTGATAAAGCATGTCAAACGCCTCTAATGAATGCAGTGATTTGCCTGAATGAAGAGATAAATCATTTTATAGGATTTCTTAAGAGATGA
- the LOC131143720 gene encoding uncharacterized protein LOC131143720 — MSVPLAMDMEIDLLKPETDENQIKDEDLFKAASSGDASTFRPLSQAQLTKALSLRNEDGRSLLHVACSSARSEVVDILSAADPSISGVNSLDEEGWAPLHSAASIGNAEIVETLLSRGAEVNLKNNGGRTALHYAASKGRFKIAESLISHGAKINSKDKVGCTPLHRAASTGNAKLCELLIEEGAEVDAVDKAGQTPLMNAVICLNEEAAFLLIRHGADVNIEDKEGYTVLGRASDSFRPKLIDAAKAMLEE; from the exons ATGTCCGTTCCTCTGGCCATGGACATGGAGATCGATCTTCTGAAACCCGAAACGGATGAAAACCAAATCAAGGACGAAGACCTCTTCAAAGCGGCTAGCTCTGGCGATGCGTCGACATTCAGACCTCTCTCCCAGGCGCAGCTCACGAAAGCTCTCTCATTGAGGAATGAAGACGGTCGGTCCCTTCTTCACGTCGCCTGCTCTTCTGCTCGCTCTGAG GTAGTGGATATCCTATCAGCTGCTGATCCATCAATAAGTGGAGTCAACAGCCTCGACGAAGAAGGTTGGGCACCACTTCATTCGGCGGCTAGCATTGGGAATGCAGAAATTGTGGAGACTTTGCTAAGTAGAG GAGCGGAagttaatttgaaaaataatggtGGTCGCACTGCTCTTCACTATGCTGCCAGCAAGGGGCGGTTTAAAATTGCTGAAAGTTTGATTTCACATGGTGCAAAGATTAATTCAAAGGACAAG GTTGGGTGCACCCCATTGCATCGGGCAGCTAGCACAGGGAATGCAAAATTGTGTGAACTTCTAATTGAGGAAGGAGCAGAGGTTGATGCTGTTGATAAAGCAGGTCAAACGCCTCTAATGAATGCAGTGATTTGCCTGAATGAAGAG GCGGCTTTCCTTCTGATACGGCATGGAGCAGATGTGAATATTGAAGACAAGGAAGGATACACTGTCCTTGGACGAGCTTCAGATAGTTTTAGACCAAAACTGATTGATGCTGCCAAGGCTATGCTTGAAGAATAA